Proteins from a genomic interval of Medicago truncatula cultivar Jemalong A17 chromosome 3, MtrunA17r5.0-ANR, whole genome shotgun sequence:
- the LOC11425746 gene encoding probable ADP,ATP carrier protein At5g56450: MSGEDEDPEEKALNLKRKRNSFSSSRFNNFQRDLMAGAVMGGAVHTIVAPIERAKLLLQTQESNLAIVASGRRKFKGMFDCIIRTVREEGVISLWRGNGSSVLRYYPSVALNFSLKDLYKSILRGGNSNPDNIFSGASANFVAGAAAGCTSLILVYPLDIAHTRLAADIGRTEVRQFRGIHHFLATIFQKDGVRGIYRGLPASLHGMVIHRGLYFGGFDTIKEMLSEESKPELALWKRWMVAQAVTTSAGLVSYPLDTVRRRMMMQSGMEHPVYNSTLDCWRKIYRTEGLISFYRGAVSNVFRSTGAAAILVLYDEVKKFMNLGRL; encoded by the exons ATGAGTGGAGAGGATGAAGACCCAGAAGAAAAAGCTTTGAATTTGAAGCGAAAGCgaaattctttttcttcttcacgTTTCAATAATTTTCAACGCGATCTTATGGCTGGTGCGGTGATGGGTGGTGCGGTTCATACAATTGTGGCACCAATTGAGAGGGCTAAGTTATTGTTGCAGACACAAGAAAGTAATTTGGCTATTGTTGCTAGTGGTAGAAGAAAATTCAAAGGGATGTTTGATTGTATTATTCGTACCGTTAGGGAAGAAGGTGTTATCTCTTTATGGCGTGGTAATGGGAGTAGTGTTCTTCGTTATTATCCTTCTGTTGCACTCAATTTCTCTCTTAAG GATCTTTACAAAAGCATATTAAGGGGTGGAAACTCTAATCCTGATAATATTTTCTCTGGAGCATCCGCTAATTTTGTTGCTGGAGCAGCAGCAGGTTGTACATCACTCATCTTGGTTTACCCCCTTGATATTGCACACACCCGCCTTGCCGCTGACATCGGAAGGACGGAAGTGCGTCAATTCCGAGGCATTCACCATTTCTTAGCCACTATATTCCAGAAAGACGGGGTACGGGGGATTTACAGGGGCCTTCCTGCATCACTGCATGGTATGGTGATACACAGAGGTCTTTACTTCGGAGGGTTTGACACCATAAAAGAGATGTTGTCTGAAGAATCAAAACCCGAGTTGGCGTTGTGGAAGCGATGGATGGTAGCTCAAGCAGTTACAACCTCAGCCGGTCTGGTATCGTATCCGCTAGACACAGTTCGTCGGAGAATGATGATGCAGTCTGGCATGGAACATCCGGTGTACAATAGCACCCTCGACTGCTGGAGGAAAATCTATCGAACAGAGGGATTGATTTCGTTTTACCGCGGGGCAGTTTCGAATGTGTTTAGGAGCACTGGAGCTGCAGCTATCTTAGTCTTGTATGATGAGGTCAAGAAATTTATGAACTTGGGAAGGTTGTAA